Below is a genomic region from Bradyrhizobium sp. 1(2017).
GGCCGTTTCGGCATTCTCACCCGCACTGCGGGAGGCCGATGCAATCGCCGCGGCCGCCTGCGGCTGGCCATAGCCGAGATTGACCAGCGCGGAGATCGCGTCCGCCACGGGTCGCGGCGCGCGCTGGTCGTCGACTGCACCGGCGAGATGCACCACGGCCGGATCGACATTGGCAAAGGCCGGCGCCTTGTCCTTCAACTCGGTGACGATGCGCTCGGCGACCTTGGGGCCGACGCCGGGTGTGCGCGCCACCGCGGCCTTGTCGCGCAGCGCGATGGCATTGGCGAGATCGGCCGGCGACAGCGTGCCGAGCACGGCGAGCGCGACCTTGGCGCCGACGCCCTGCACGGTCTGGAGCAGGCGAAACCATTCGCGCTCCTGATCGGTGCGGAAGCCGAACAGCTTGATCTGGTCCTCGCGGACATAGGTCTCGATCGACAGCACGGCGGCTTCGCCCGGCGAGGGCAGATGCTGCAAGGTGCGCGAGGAGCAATGCACCTGATAGCCGACGCCGCCGACGTCGAGGATGACGAAATCCTCGCCGTAGGAATCGATCAGGCCCTTGAGCTTGCCGATCATATCCCCACCACCTTCAGCCTGAGCGCGGTGCTCTGGCGGTGATGGGCGTGGGTGATGGCGATGGCGAGCGCGTCGGCGGCGTCCGCGGTCGGCGGCTCGGCTTTCGGCAGCAATATCTTCAGCATCATCGCGATCTGGTGCTTGTCGGCATGACCGGCGCCAACCACGGTCTTCTTGACCTGGTTGGGCGCATATTCAGCGACGCTGATGCCGAACATAGCCGGCGCCAGCATGGCGACGCCGCGGGCCTGGCCCAGCTTCAGCGTCGCAACCCCGTCCTTGTTGATGAAGGTCTGCTCGACCGCGGCTTCCATCGGCTTGTGATCCGACAGCACGGCCGCGAGCCCTTCATGGATGCCGAGCAGCCGGCTCGACAGCGGCAGATCATCCGGCGGTTCCACCGAACCGCAGGCAACGTAGATCAGGCGATTGCCGTCGGCCTCGATCACGCCCCAGCCGGTGCGGCGCAGGCCGGGGTCGATGCCGATGATGCGAACGGGTTGGCGAATCGGGGGTGCGGTCATGGGCCAGTGATAGCTGCTGGCCCATGATAGCGAAACAGAAACAGAACAGAAGTCCCCGGGGAAAGGTGCTCTCGTGCCCCGGGCGCAGCGCGGCACGCAGTGCGGCGCTGCTGAACCGGGGGCCATGTTGCCCCTGGTACGCGAGGAGCGATGGGTCCGGCTCTGCGCCGCGTCCGGGACACGAGAAACGACTCAGCCGCCCATCTTCGCGACCAGAGCGTCCGATATCTCGAAATTGGCGTAGACCTGCTGCACGTCGTCGTGCTCGTTGAGCAGGTCCATCAGCTTCAGGAGCTTCTCGCCGGTCTCGTCATCGACCGCGACCGTGTTCTGCGGCTTCCAGATCAGCGCCGCCTTGCGCGGCTCGCCGAACTTGGCTTCCAGCGCCTTGGCAACGTCGCGATAGCCTTCGGTGGAGGCGTAGATCTCGTGGCCGCCCTCACCGGACACGACATCGTCGGCGCCGGCCTCGATCGCCGCATCCAGCACCGCGTCGTCGGAGGCGACGCTGCGGTCGTATTCGATGATGCCGGTGCGGTCGAACATGAAGGAGACCGAGCCGGTCTCGCCCAGATTGCCGCCGGACTTGGTGAAGAAGGAGCGGATGTCGGAAGCGGCGCGGTTGCGGTTGTCGGTCAGCGCCTCGACGATGACGGCGACGCCACCGGGGCCGTAGCCCTCGTAGCGGATTTCGTCATAGTTCTCGCCGTCGCTGCCGAGCGCCTTCTTGATGGCGCGCTCGATATTGTCCTTCGGCATGTTCTCCTGGCGCGCGGCGATCACGGCGGCGCGCAGGCGCGGGTTCATGGCGGGGTCGGGGGTGCCGAGCTTGGCCGCGACGGTGATTTCCCGCGCCAGCTTGCCGAACAGCTTCGACTTCTGCGCATCCTGCCGCCCCTTGCGGTGCATGATGTTCTTGAATTGGGAATGTCCGGCCATGCGTGGTCTCTTGAATGGTCTTTGGAAGCGTTCGCCGATGGGGTGGGAAGCGCGGCCTTATAGGCCGCCAACCCACCGGAATCAAAGGGCTCTCGTTGCCTTAAGGTAGCACCGTAGAGGTAGCCGCCGTAATGACCCGTGCCTAGAGGTCGGGCATCGTTAACCCTGATTTCATTCCGGTCTGCGAAAATAGCGTCCGCCCGTTCCCCGACAAGAGAGACGTGATGGCGTTCGGACTATTTCGGAAGCGCCTGCCGGATATGACGCCTGCGGCAGCCCCCCAGGCTGCGCTGCCGGTGGCCAATTCCGAGCCCGCCCCGGCCGCCGAAGGCGATTCCGCCAGGGAAATCCTGGAATTGCTGGAACTCGAGCTCGGAGCGATGATTCGCCAGCTCGAGCGCGCCGCCAATTCCGTGGCCGGCGGCGCCGAGGCGACCGCCACCACGCTGGCCGCGATTCGCGACCGCACCGACGCCCTGACCGGCCGGACCAATGCCGCGCAATCGACCGCATCCACCTTCGCCCAAGCCGCCGACAAATTCACCCAGTCCGCCCACGGAATCGGAGCGCAGGTCCGCGAAGCCGGCAAGCTGGCCGACGAGGCCAGCGCCGCCGCCCAGGAAGCGCGCGCCAATGTCGACCGCCTGCGCGAATCCTCCGCCGCGATCGGCAATGTCGTCAACCTGATCGCCCAGATCGCGCGGCAGACGACGCTGCTCGCGCTCAACTCGACCATCGAGGCCGCGCGGGCCGGCGCCGCAGGCAAGGGCTTTGCGGTCGTCGCGACCGAGGTCAAGGCCCTCGCAGTGCAGACGCAAGGCGCGACGGAAGAGATCACCAGGAAGATCGACGCGCTCCAGCGCGACGCCGCCGGCTCCGCGGATGCGGTGCATCGCATCTCGCAGGCGATCGAAGCGATCCGACCGGTGTTCGAGACCGTCAACGGCGCCGTCGCCGAGCAAAACGTCACCACCAGCGAAGTTTCCGGCAATGCCGCGAGCGCCTCGGAGTTCATCGTCTCGGTCGGCGAGAGCGCCGCCGAGATCGACGCCGCGACCAAGGCGGCCGAGACCCATGGCGAGAACGTTGCCAGTGCCGGCAAGGCCGTCACCACCTTCGCGCAGAAGCTGAAATCGCGCTGCGCCGTGCTGCTCCGCCAGAGTGAGCACGACGACCGGCGCAAGACCGAGCGCCTGCCCTGCCATCTCAAGCTCGAAACCGCGCGCGGCGTGCTGCCGGTCTATGAAATCTCCATGGACGGCGTGCTGATTGGCGGTGCCGATGCCGGCCGGCTCGCATCACAATCAATGATCGAAGGCACGCTCGAAGCGGTCGGCGCCTGCCGCCTGCGCGTGGTCGAGCAATCCAAGGCCGGGGCCCGCGCGCAATTCGTCAGCCCCGACGCCGAGCTCCGCGAGAAGATCGAAGACAGGCTCTGGTCGATCCATGAGGAGAACACGGAGTTCGTGACCCGTGCCATGGAAGCGGGCAACGCGCTGACCAGGATATTCGAACAGGCGGTCGCGCGCCGCGAGATCGGGATCGACGACCTCTTCGATGTCGACTACGTGGAGATTGCCGGGACCAATCCGCAGCAATACCGCACGAGATATCTGGACTGGGCCGACCGCGCGCTGCCGCCCTTCCAGGAGGCGTTTTTGGCAAAGGACCAGCGCATGGCATTCTGCGCCATGGTCGACCGCAACGGCTTCCTGCCGGTGCACAACAAGATCTATTCGCATCCGCAGCGGCCGGGCGATGCCGCCTGGAACACGGCCAACAGCCGCAACCGGCGGATATTCAACGATCCGGCGGGGTTGGCGGCCGCGCGCAACCTGCGCTCGTACCTCGTCCAGAGCTATGCGCGGGACATGGGCAACGGAAACACCGTGAGGATGCGGGAGATCGACGTCCCGATCCGCGTGCAGGGCCGGCACTGGGGCGGATTCCGCACCGCTTACAAGCTCTAGGGCGCGATCCGGCAAGTCGTGCAGCGTCTCTCGGCAAGTCCAAATCAAAGAAACAAGGCGAACTGCTCCCTCGTGCACGCTCAGGCAAGACCGCGGCGACGAATCATCCCTTAGAGTCGGGATTGGAATGGGAATGCCGCGGTGGGCCGGCGAACGGCTCTGACTGGAGGATTCATCGAACATGTCCGTCGCACAACTTGCCGTCATGGACACCGGCTCCAACCGGACGCTGGCCGAACGGCTGATCGACCAGCTCGCCGATCGCATCGGCGGCCTCGGCGTGGAACTCGCCGATATCGCCGGCAATGTCCAGGAAGTCGCAAGCCGCGTCGCGAACCAGTCGGAACGGTTCCACCATCTTCAGAAGACGGCCGAGACGATGGTCACGGCCAATCACGACATCGCCAATGCATCGCAGGCAGTGCAAACGACCGCGTCCGCCGCTGTCGGCGAAATCGCGCAGTCGCGCAGCGCGGTCGACACCGCGGTGAGCCACATCTCCGAGCTCGTCGCCGCCGTGGAACGCATCGAGGCGCGCCTGAGCGCGGTCGGCTCGGCGCTGGCGCAGGTGGCCAAGGTGTCCGGCTCGATCGAGGCGATCGCCAAACAGACCAATTTGCTGGCGCTGAACGCGACGATCGAGGCGGCGCGGGCCGGCAATGCCGGCCGCGGCTTCGCGGTGGTCGCCAGCGAAGTAAAGAACCTCGCGGAAGCCACCCGCCAGGCAACGCATCAGATCTCCGACACCGTGCGCGATCTCGACGGCCAGATCGAAGGCCTGATCGGCGAGAGCAGCGACGCCTCGCAGCGCGCCAAGACCGCGGGCGAAGGCGCCCAGCAGATCTCGGGCATCATCTCGCGGGTCCAGCAGGGTTTCGCGTCGGTCGAGGCGGAGATCGACAGCGTCACGCGCGCGGCGACCTCCAATCTCGGACATTGCGACACCGTCATCAACGAGCTCAACGAGCTTGCCAAGGGCGTCGACCTGTCCTCGCGCGATCTCAAGAGCGCCGATCAGCGCGTGACGAAGCTGCTCGACACCTCCGAAGGCCTGATCGCGCTGATCGCCGACAGCGGCGTGGAGACGTCGGACGCGCCGCTGATCCGCGTCGTCGTCGAGACCGCCAAGCGGATCTCGGCGGAGTTCGAAGCCGCCATCGATCGCGGCGACGTCACGCTCGACCAGCTCATGGACGAGACATACCGCGACATTCCCGGCACCGATCCAAAGCAATATCTCACCAACTACGTCGATTTCACCGACCGCGTGCTGCCCGCGATTCAGGACCCGATCCAGAAATCCGATCCCCGCATCGTGTTCTGCGTCGCCTGGGCCAAGGGCGGCTACCTGCCGACGCACAACCCCAATTATCGCCTGCCGCAGGGCAAGGACCCGGTCTGGAACAACGCCAATTGCCGCAACCGCCGCCTGTTCACCGATCGCGCGGTGAAGAAGGTCGCGGCCAACACCAAGCCGTTCCTGCTGCAGACCTACCGCCGCGACATGGGCGGCGGGCAGTTCGTGCTGATGAAGGATCTGTCTTCGCCGATCATGGTCCGCGGCAGGCACTGGGGCGCCTTCCGGATGGGCTTTCGCCAGAGCTGACGGCCCTCCGGCATCCCTGAAACAAAAAGTGCGAAAACAACCCCATGCACAGTAGCCGGGGCATGCGGAATCAATGACCTGGGCGCATGCATGATCAAGCGCCGACGCGCGATGCAGTCAGCCCGGGCCGCGGATGACCTCTCCCGGCAAGAGAGGTGATCCGGGTGCCAGGCGCGGATCGCCGCGTTCTACGGTTGACCCGTCGGGCAAAACAGGGGCATATTGCCAATATTCCGAAATCGCGGCGCTGCCCTTCCGACCTCCCCAGGCCGGACAATAGGCCGTGCCATCGACGGACGCCTTGGCTCTTGCGTCGCAGAGCCGGCGCAGCGCCTTTGCGACCGATCCCTGCGGCGCGCGACCGCCGCCGATTTTTTTCTAATCGCACGCATTTCGTCATCGCACGGCTTTGCCGATTCACACGATCATCTGCGGATGTCGAGGGCGCGCGCGATGAAAAAACGTCAAAAAATGACGCTTATCATATCAATTAGCCCGGAATCGCTGCAGCGATCGCCGCACAAATTCGTGAACGTCATGGCCTGACGCGTTGGCAGCGCAAATATGCATCGCCCGATTTATCGACGCTTCATCGTTTCGCATCGGTATGATTATTGTCGCGCGCGAATTCGCCGACTAGATCGCCGCAAGCGATCCGGCGAGCAGAGGGGATGCATATGGCGACTGTTCTCACCATCAACGGCGAAACCAAATCGTTCGACGCGCCACCCGACATGCCGCTGCTGTGGGTGCTGCGCGACATCCTCGGCATGACCGGCACCAAGTTCGGCTGCGGCATCGCGCAATGCGGCGCGTGCACGGTGCATGTCGACGGCAAGGCGGTGCGCTCCTGCGTGCTGCCGGTGAGCGCGGTCGCGAATCGCACTGTGACCACCATCGAGCATGTCGGCAGCACGCCGGCCGGCGCAAAGGTGCAAAAGGCCTGGCTGGAGGCCGAAGTGATCCAGTGCGGCTATTGCCAGTCCGGGCAGATCATGTCGGCCGCAGCGCTGCTGGCCGCAACGCCGCACCCTGACGATGCCGACATCGACGCTGCGATGGCCGGCAACATCTGCCGCTGCGGCACCTATGTGCGAATCCGTGAGGCCATCAAGCAGGCCGCCAACGGCCGTCAGTCGTGAGGCCTGCCATGAACGCACATCACAGCGTCTCCCGCCGCACGCTTCTGACCGGCGGCCTCGCCACCGGCTTCGTGCTGGCCTTCCACCTGCCGCTGCGCGCCGCCGTCAACGAGCCGGTGCAGCCGCGCGACATCACCGAGGGCAAGTTCGCGCCCAATGCCTTCATCCGCATCGACGAGGCCGGCCGCACCGTCCTGATCATGCCGCAGGTCGAGATGGGCCAGGGCACCTACACCTCGATCTCCGCCGTGCTCGCCGAAGAGCTGGATGCCGACTGGAGCAAGGTCGAGGTTGAGCATGCGCCGCCGAACGACAAGCTCTATGGCAATCCCACCTTCGGCCTGCAGGTCACCGGCAACTCCAACTCGATCCGCGCCTGGTGGACGCCGCTGCGCCAGGCCGGCGCCACCGCGCGCACCATGCTGGTGCAGGCCGCAGCAAGCCAATGGGGCGTCGAGCCCGCAAGCTGCACGGCGTCGAAGGGCGAGGTCGCGCATGCCGCCAGCGGCCGCAAGCTCACTTACGGCGCACTGGCGCTGGCCGCGCAAGGCCAGACGCCGCCGAAGGACGTCGCCGTCAAGGATCCCAAGGATTTCGTCCTCATCGGCCAGTCCCTGAAGCGGCTCGACACACCCGACAAGGTCAACGGCAAGGCCGTCTACGGCATCGACGCGATCCTGCCCGACATGAAGTTCGCCACCGTCGCCGCCTGCCCCGTGTTCGGCGGCAAGGTCGGCAAGGTCGACGACAGCGCCGCGGTGAAGCTGCCGGGCGTGCGCAAGGTCGTCGTGCTCGAAGACATGGTCGCGGTGATCGGCGACCACATGTGGGCGGCGAAGAAAGGCCTCGAAGCGCTCAAGATCGAGTGGAACGAGGGACCGAACGCTGCGATCACCACCAAGGACATCTGGGAAGACCTGCGCAAGGCCAGCCAGAAGGACGGCGCGGTCGCGAAGTCCGACGGCGACATTGCGAAGGCGCTTGCGAGCGGCGACAGGTTCGAGGCGGCCTATGAGCTGCCGTTCCTGGCGCACGCCTCGATGGAGCCGATCAACGCCACCGTTCACGTGAAGCCGGATTCCTGCGAGATCTGGACCGGGACGCAGATCATGACGCGCGTGCAGTCGGAGGCGGCGAAGGCGGCGGGGCTTCCGATCGACAAGGTCATCGTCAACAACCATCTGCTCGGCGGCGGTTTCGGCCGCAAGCTCGAGCCCGACATGGTCGTGGCGGCGGTGAAGATCGCCAAGACGGTCGACTATCCCGTCAAGGTGGTGTGGACGCGCGAGGAGGACATCCAGCACGACGTCTATCGCCCGGTCTATCGCGACCAGATCACGGCGTCGCTGGTCGACGGCAAGGTCGCGGGCTGGAAGTACAAGGTCGCGGGCTCCGCGGTGCTGGCGCGCTGGCTGCCGCCGGCGTTCCAGAAGGGCATCGACATCGATGCGGTCGACGCTGCGGTCGATGCGCCCTACGACTTCGCCAATTTCCACGTCGAATATGTCCGCGCCGAGCCGCTGTCGGTGCCGACGGGCTTCTGGCGCGGCGTCGGCCCGAACAACAACGTGTTCGCGGTCGAATGCGCGATGGACGAGCTTGCGCGCAAGGCCGGCAAGGATCCGGTCGACTTCCGGCGCTCCATGCTCACGAAAAATCCGCGCATGCTCGCGGTGCTGAACCAGGTCGCGGAGAAATCCGGCTGGAGCCAACCGCTGCCACCGCGCGTCGGCCGCGGCGTCTGCGTGCAGCCGTCATTCGCAAGCTTCATCGCAACCGTGGTCGAGGCCGAGATCGACGATGTCGGCGAGATCGCGCTCCGCCGCATCACGTCCGTGGTCGACACCGGCATCGCGGTCAATCCCGACACCGTCAAGGCGCAGATCGAGGGCGGGCTGATCTTCGGCCTCACGGCCGCGCTCTATGGCGAGATCACGATCGACAAGGGCCGCGTGCAGCAGTCGAACTTCCACGACTACCGCATGATGCGCATCAACGAGACGCCAAAGATCGAGGTGATCGTGGTGAGGAGCGGCGAGGCGCCCGGCGGCATCGGCGAAGCCGGCGTCAATGCCGGACCGCCGGCGCTGCGCAACGCGATCTATGCCGCAACCGGCGTGGCGTTGCGACGCCTGCCGATCGATCGAAGACTGCTGGCTGTGGGGAAGAAGGCATGAGCGGCAAGATGCGTATTCTCGCGAGCCTCATCGTGATCGCGGTCGTTGCGATCGGGGCCGGCGTCTTCGTCATCCGCGGGCCCGGCCCGCTCGACTTCGCCGGCGGTACCAAGGTGGCGCTGGCCGACTATCGCGCCGGCAAGCCGACCGGCGCCCCGGCGAAGCTGGAGAAGGCGAGCCTGGTCGAACGCGGCGAGTACCTCGCCAAGGCCGCCGACTGCATGGTCTGCCACACCAAGCCCGGCGAGAAGGAATATTCCGGCGGGCTCGGCTTCAAGCTGCCGTTCGGCACGCTCTATTCGACCAACATCACGCCGGACAAGGACACCGGCATCGGCAATTACAGCGACCGGGATTTCCTGAACGCGGTCCAGCACGGCAAGCGTCGCGACGGTGCGCGGCTGTATCCGGCGATGCCGTACACGTCCTACACCTTCATGACCGATGAAGACGTGCTGGCGGTGAAGGCCTATCTGTTCAGCCTGCCGGCGGTGCGCGCGAAGCCTCCGGACAACACGCTGTCGTTCCCGTTCAACCAGCGCTGGGCAATGATGTTCTGGTCGGCCGTGTTCAATCCGGACACGCGCTTTGCGCCTGACACGTCGAAGAGCCCGGAGTGGAACAGAGGCGCGTATCTCGCGGAGGCGCTCGCGCATTGCGGCGAGTGCCACACGCCGCGCAATCTCGGCTTTGCGCTGGACAATCGCAGGAAGTTCGCCGGCGCGATCACGGCGGGCTGGCGCGCCTTCAACATCTCCTCGGACAAGGCGACGGGCCTTGGCAATTGGCGCGACGAGGACCTGATCTCGTACCTGTCGCTCGGCCATGCGCCGGGCCATGGCTCGGCCTCGGGCCCGATGGGCGAAGCCGTCGACAACAGCTTTAGCCATTTCGCCCCCGAGGACATCCGCGCCATCGTCGCCTATCTGCGCAGCGTGCCGCCGCAGCCTTCGCCCGATTTGCCGGCCACCACGGCCCCCGTGGCGCCGGCCTCGCACCGCGACGGCATCACGGCCGATGCCCGCGGCAAGCAGGTCTTCGTCAGCGCCTGCGCCAGCTGTCACGGCTGGAGCGGCGACAGCCCGGTCTCGCCGATGGCGACGCTGACCGGCACCTGGGCCGTCAACGACCCCGCCGCCACCAACGTCGCGCAGATCGTGATCTCCGGCACCAAGCGCCACACGCCGGACGGCGCGCTGTCGATGCCGGCGTTCGGCAACGCCTACACCGACGACGAGATCGCGGCGGTGGCGAACTACGTGACGGCGCGGTTCGGCACCAAAGGCTCGAAGCTGACGGCAAAGGACGTGGCGGAACTGCGGGAGCAGACGGCGGAGTAGGTCTCCGCAGCGTTGTTGACGGCGAGAGATCGACGCGTGATCGCGCATCAATCCCCGCTGTCGTCCCGGACAAGCGAAGCGCAGATCCGGGACCCATACGCCGCAGCAATAGTTTTGCGAAGACTCGGGGTGACCGGCGTCGCGTAGTAACTATTCCCTGGGGTTATGGGTCCCGGCCTTCGCCGGGACGACACCGAGGGGGTGGCGCCGCTTTCGCGCCCAACCAAAACATCGGCGCGAGCGCTTCGTTCGCGCGCGCCGATGCACTCTGATCATGTAATCGCGATCGGGCAGCCATTGCTTCCCGTAGCCCCCTTGATCGGGGACGGGGTGAAGGAATAGACGAACTGGTACTTCTTGTCGGCGATCAGCTCGTCGAAGATCAGGTTCTCGTGGTTGTGGATGCCGTGCTTGGTCTGCAGCTCGGCATGGACCACGAAGGCGAGAGTCTTGTCGGGATTGGGCACCACCTCGACCGCCCAGTTGTCCGCGCCGGTGAGCGCGAGATCCTTCTCGATGATCCATTTCGCCGCGTCGAGGCCGATGCCCGGCTCGCCGCTGTTGAAACGATCATTGTTCTTCATCCAGAGCGAGCCCCAGCCGGTGTGGAACATGATCGCGTCGCCAGGCTTGATGTCGCTCTCGGGGATGTTCTGCTTTGCCAGCGCCGCCTTGATGTCGGCCGAGGTGATCTCCTGGCCGGCGTCCATCATGCCACCCTTGAGAGCGACCATGTCGATCAGATGGGCGCGCGTGAACAGCGGCTTGAGCTTCTCGACGCCAAGCTTCTTGAGCCCGTAGGCGTCGCTGATCTCGGCGGCTGTGAAGCCATTGTAGAACCGCATCTCGCTCTTGTCGCCGTCCTTGCCCATCTGGATGCCGATATGGCCAAGACCGTCGAACTGCGTGCCGGTCTGGGCGATCTCGGTGGCGAGAAATTCGTCGTGATACACGAGCTTGTTGTCGCCGAACGGGCCGCCGGTCGGGCCGCCGGGGATGCGCAGTGCGAATACACGCGCCCCGAACAGCGGCATGCCCTGCTCATAGACGCGCCCGATCTTGTAGATCTTGCCGTCCTTGATCCATTTCGCCGCGTCGAGGACCTTCGCCGGATTGATGTGGTTGGATGCGCCGGCCTCGTCATCCTTGCCCCATTTCGAGGGCCACCATGGCTTGTCGACATTCTTGGGCATCGAGGTGGAAGTCTGCGCCTGGGCTTGGGTGATCGGCGCCAGCGAAAACTTGCCATGCATCGAGCCCGCGAGCGCCGCGCCGGCGACGCCGGCGATGCCCGCGGTGCGGAGCAAGGTCCGGCGGTCGGTCGTGGCGCCGCTGCCGTCTTGATCTACGTTATTGATCTCACTAGACATTGCACCCTCCCAGGTTGTGGTCCGGAAAAAATCCGGGACTCTAAAATTGTTTCCGTCACCCTCCTCCTCCGCTAGGTTGTTGTCCAGCGACGACCGTTGGTGCGAGAGCTTCCGATGAGCCTGTTTGAAAGCGACAAATCCGCGCAGCGACTTCCGGTCTCGCTGATCACCGGCTTTCTCGGCAGCGGCAAGACGACATTGCTCAATCGCCTGCTGCGCCACGACGGCATGAAGGACAGCGCCGTTATCATCAACGAGTACGGAGAGGTCAGTCTCGATCATCTCCTGGTCGAGCGCGTCGATGGCGAGGTCGCCGTGCTCGCCAGCGGATGCATCTGCTGCACTATCCGCAGCGATCTCGAGGAGACGCTACGAAGCCTATTGGTGAAGCGAGACCGCGGCGAGATTCCGCCGTTCCGCCGTATCCTGGTCGAGACCACCGGTCTCGCCGACCCCGCGCCGATCGTGCAGCTCTTGCTCAACAATCCTCTCGTTTCGCATTTCCTGCGGCTCGACACGGTCGTCACCACGGTCGATGCGGTCAACGCGCCGCATCAGCTCGACCGGCAATACGAGGCGGTGAAACAGGTGGCATTGGCCGACCGGCTGTTGATCACCAAAAGCGATCTGGTCGAGGACATCGCGGCACTGGAGCTGCGCCTGCGGCGGCTCAATCCAGGCGCCAGGATCGAGAGCGTCAGTCACGGCGAGATCGATCCCGCGCAACTATTCGGCGCCGGGCTGATCGATCCCGAGCTGAAAAGGATAGACGTTGAGCGCTGGCTCAACGAGCGGGCCTTCGCGGAACCACATGCGGACGCCGGTCATTCGCATCACGATCATCACGCACACCATGACCATGGCCATCATGATCACGATGCGTCGATCGCCAGCTTCATGCTGGCGTTCGACGAGCCGCTCGACTGGATGGCCGTGACGCACTGGCTTGCGCATCTGCGCAATGCGCGCGGAGAGGACCTGCTGCGGGTGAAGGGAATTCTCAATCTCCGTGGTGAGCCGACGC
It encodes:
- a CDS encoding YebC/PmpR family DNA-binding transcriptional regulator produces the protein MAGHSQFKNIMHRKGRQDAQKSKLFGKLAREITVAAKLGTPDPAMNPRLRAAVIAARQENMPKDNIERAIKKALGSDGENYDEIRYEGYGPGGVAVIVEALTDNRNRAASDIRSFFTKSGGNLGETGSVSFMFDRTGIIEYDRSVASDDAVLDAAIEAGADDVVSGEGGHEIYASTEGYRDVAKALEAKFGEPRKAALIWKPQNTVAVDDETGEKLLKLMDLLNEHDDVQQVYANFEISDALVAKMGG
- the ruvC gene encoding crossover junction endodeoxyribonuclease RuvC, whose amino-acid sequence is MTAPPIRQPVRIIGIDPGLRRTGWGVIEADGNRLIYVACGSVEPPDDLPLSSRLLGIHEGLAAVLSDHKPMEAAVEQTFINKDGVATLKLGQARGVAMLAPAMFGISVAEYAPNQVKKTVVGAGHADKHQIAMMLKILLPKAEPPTADAADALAIAITHAHHRQSTALRLKVVGI
- a CDS encoding methyl-accepting chemotaxis protein; protein product: MSVAQLAVMDTGSNRTLAERLIDQLADRIGGLGVELADIAGNVQEVASRVANQSERFHHLQKTAETMVTANHDIANASQAVQTTASAAVGEIAQSRSAVDTAVSHISELVAAVERIEARLSAVGSALAQVAKVSGSIEAIAKQTNLLALNATIEAARAGNAGRGFAVVASEVKNLAEATRQATHQISDTVRDLDGQIEGLIGESSDASQRAKTAGEGAQQISGIISRVQQGFASVEAEIDSVTRAATSNLGHCDTVINELNELAKGVDLSSRDLKSADQRVTKLLDTSEGLIALIADSGVETSDAPLIRVVVETAKRISAEFEAAIDRGDVTLDQLMDETYRDIPGTDPKQYLTNYVDFTDRVLPAIQDPIQKSDPRIVFCVAWAKGGYLPTHNPNYRLPQGKDPVWNNANCRNRRLFTDRAVKKVAANTKPFLLQTYRRDMGGGQFVLMKDLSSPIMVRGRHWGAFRMGFRQS
- the ruvA gene encoding Holliday junction branch migration protein RuvA gives rise to the protein MIGKLKGLIDSYGEDFVILDVGGVGYQVHCSSRTLQHLPSPGEAAVLSIETYVREDQIKLFGFRTDQEREWFRLLQTVQGVGAKVALAVLGTLSPADLANAIALRDKAAVARTPGVGPKVAERIVTELKDKAPAFANVDPAVVHLAGAVDDQRAPRPVADAISALVNLGYGQPQAAAAIASASRSAGENAETAQLIRLGLKELAK
- a CDS encoding methyl-accepting chemotaxis protein, whose protein sequence is MAFGLFRKRLPDMTPAAAPQAALPVANSEPAPAAEGDSAREILELLELELGAMIRQLERAANSVAGGAEATATTLAAIRDRTDALTGRTNAAQSTASTFAQAADKFTQSAHGIGAQVREAGKLADEASAAAQEARANVDRLRESSAAIGNVVNLIAQIARQTTLLALNSTIEAARAGAAGKGFAVVATEVKALAVQTQGATEEITRKIDALQRDAAGSADAVHRISQAIEAIRPVFETVNGAVAEQNVTTSEVSGNAASASEFIVSVGESAAEIDAATKAAETHGENVASAGKAVTTFAQKLKSRCAVLLRQSEHDDRRKTERLPCHLKLETARGVLPVYEISMDGVLIGGADAGRLASQSMIEGTLEAVGACRLRVVEQSKAGARAQFVSPDAELREKIEDRLWSIHEENTEFVTRAMEAGNALTRIFEQAVARREIGIDDLFDVDYVEIAGTNPQQYRTRYLDWADRALPPFQEAFLAKDQRMAFCAMVDRNGFLPVHNKIYSHPQRPGDAAWNTANSRNRRIFNDPAGLAAARNLRSYLVQSYARDMGNGNTVRMREIDVPIRVQGRHWGGFRTAYKL
- a CDS encoding (2Fe-2S)-binding protein; the encoded protein is MATVLTINGETKSFDAPPDMPLLWVLRDILGMTGTKFGCGIAQCGACTVHVDGKAVRSCVLPVSAVANRTVTTIEHVGSTPAGAKVQKAWLEAEVIQCGYCQSGQIMSAAALLAATPHPDDADIDAAMAGNICRCGTYVRIREAIKQAANGRQS
- a CDS encoding xanthine dehydrogenase family protein molybdopterin-binding subunit, which codes for MNAHHSVSRRTLLTGGLATGFVLAFHLPLRAAVNEPVQPRDITEGKFAPNAFIRIDEAGRTVLIMPQVEMGQGTYTSISAVLAEELDADWSKVEVEHAPPNDKLYGNPTFGLQVTGNSNSIRAWWTPLRQAGATARTMLVQAAASQWGVEPASCTASKGEVAHAASGRKLTYGALALAAQGQTPPKDVAVKDPKDFVLIGQSLKRLDTPDKVNGKAVYGIDAILPDMKFATVAACPVFGGKVGKVDDSAAVKLPGVRKVVVLEDMVAVIGDHMWAAKKGLEALKIEWNEGPNAAITTKDIWEDLRKASQKDGAVAKSDGDIAKALASGDRFEAAYELPFLAHASMEPINATVHVKPDSCEIWTGTQIMTRVQSEAAKAAGLPIDKVIVNNHLLGGGFGRKLEPDMVVAAVKIAKTVDYPVKVVWTREEDIQHDVYRPVYRDQITASLVDGKVAGWKYKVAGSAVLARWLPPAFQKGIDIDAVDAAVDAPYDFANFHVEYVRAEPLSVPTGFWRGVGPNNNVFAVECAMDELARKAGKDPVDFRRSMLTKNPRMLAVLNQVAEKSGWSQPLPPRVGRGVCVQPSFASFIATVVEAEIDDVGEIALRRITSVVDTGIAVNPDTVKAQIEGGLIFGLTAALYGEITIDKGRVQQSNFHDYRMMRINETPKIEVIVVRSGEAPGGIGEAGVNAGPPALRNAIYAATGVALRRLPIDRRLLAVGKKA